Proteins encoded together in one Vigna angularis cultivar LongXiaoDou No.4 chromosome 5, ASM1680809v1, whole genome shotgun sequence window:
- the LOC108319140 gene encoding glucan endo-1,3-beta-glucosidase produces the protein MSAILVFLLLGILSSITAAESIGVCYGVLGDSLPSKQEVVDLYESNGIGKMRIYFPEADTLEALKGSGIELIMDVARESLQSLTDQNAAMDWVNTNVVPYAQEVNIKYISVGNEIRADYNEAQYILPAMTNIHNAISSVNLQGQIKVSTAIDSTLISNSYPPNDGVFNSESYIKPIVEFLKNTGAPLLANIYPYFAYIGDKENIPLEYALFTQQGENSVGYQNLFDAMLDSVYAALEKAGAGDVEIVVSESGWPSAGGDGASAENAATYYANLIAHAKSGSGTPKRPGGSIETYLFAMFDESNKQGEESEKHFGLFTPDKSPKYQLSFN, from the exons ATGTCTGCCATATTGGTGTTTCTTCTTCTTGGAATATTATCTTCCATTACAG CTGCAGAATCCATAGGAGTTTGCTATGGAGTACTTGGCGATTCTCTACCATCAAAGCAAGAAGTTGTTGATCTATACGAAAGCAATGGCATAGGTAAAATGCGTATATATTTTCCAGAAGCAGACACACTGGAAGCTCTAAAAGGTTCAGGAATTGAGTTGATCATGGACGTGGCAAGGGAATCTCTTCAATCTCTCACAGACCAAAACGCTGCCATGGATTGGGTGAACACAAACGTGGTACCCTATGCACAAGAAGTCAATATAAAGTACATTTCAGTAGGAAACGAAATTCGTGCAGATTACAACGAGGCTCAGTACATTTTGCCTGCCATGACCAACATTCACAATGCAATTTCATCAGTCAATTTGCAAGGTCAAATCAAAGTCTCCACAGCAATAGACTCAACCCTAATTTCCAACTCCTACCCACCTAATGATGGAGTTTTCAATTCAGAGTCATACATAAAACCCATTGTTGAGTTCTTGAAGAACACCGGAGCCCCACTTCTTGCAAACATTTACCCTTACTTTGCTTACATTGGTGATAAAGAAAACATTCCTCTTGAATATGCTCTTTTCACCCAACAGGGGGAGAACAGTGTTGGGTACCAGAACCTGTTTGATGCAATGCTTGATTCAGTATATGCTGCACTTGAGAAAGCGGGAGCAGGTGATGTGGAGATTGTTGTTTCTGAGAGTGGGTGGCCATCTGCAGGTGGAGATGGAGCTTCAGCAGAAAATGCAGCCACTTACTATGCCAATTTGATTGCTCATGCAAAGAGTGGAAGTGGAACTCCGAAGCGACCAGGTGGGTCTATAGAGACTTACTTGTTTGCAATGTTTGATGAAAGTAACAAGCAGGGTGAGGAATCTGAGAAGCATTTTGGTCTCTTCACTCCTGATAAATCACCTAAATACCAACTCAGTTTCAATTAG